The following proteins are co-located in the Pseudomonas antarctica genome:
- a CDS encoding sel1 repeat family protein, with the protein MKFRSVSPSVTDTPQTVTTPKRFSLKVALWLLDSPRLGHNTSVKHFAGCLLKQPAREGVVAAQSRLGQLMCRECGNARDRRIGHDLLRLAARAGDRGAQRELGQVED; encoded by the coding sequence ATGAAGTTTCGCTCAGTATCACCTTCTGTTACCGACACCCCTCAAACTGTTACCACACCCAAGCGTTTCTCCTTGAAAGTTGCCTTGTGGCTGCTCGACAGCCCGCGCCTGGGGCATAACACCAGCGTCAAGCACTTTGCCGGGTGCTTACTCAAGCAGCCGGCGCGTGAAGGGGTGGTCGCCGCACAGAGCCGCCTGGGACAGTTGATGTGCCGTGAGTGCGGCAACGCCCGCGACCGTCGCATCGGCCACGACTTGTTACGGCTGGCCGCCCGCGCCGGTGACCGCGGCGCCCAGCGCGAACTGGGGCAGGTCGAAGACTGA
- a CDS encoding OmpP1/FadL family transporter — translation MKKVMLKTTLSLAVTMASSQLFASGFALNEQDVAGMGTGFAGRSSSADNASTVYGNPAGMARLEGQQITGGVAAIDATTDIKDASGRSRGSNKGDMVPFTAVPFGFYTNKLNDQWAIGFGVYAPFGLKTDYERGFQGRAFGSKSEVAVITFQPTVSYAFNDKVSIGFGPTINRISGTLESQPNLGLLPLPGLAGTGDSKVKVKGDDTALGFNAGILVQATDTTRVGLTYHSEVKYKLEGHTDVTPGTGVPAAYLGAGRYDASLKVDTPESWDASVTQDLSDAWKVYGGATWTRWSRLKDITVNNEGVTRAGGALAPQIVGQIQEPQNWHDTWAYALGTSYQITKQVVLRTGLTFDQSPTNNTDRSPRIPTGDRTIFSVGLGYAVMDNMTVDLAYSYLKEEPVKVNKQNALGQTYASKYENSANGFGLGVTYKF, via the coding sequence ATGAAAAAAGTAATGCTCAAGACCACACTTAGCCTCGCCGTTACCATGGCATCCTCCCAACTGTTCGCAAGCGGCTTTGCCCTGAACGAACAAGACGTCGCCGGCATGGGTACGGGTTTCGCAGGCCGCTCTTCTTCTGCCGATAACGCAAGCACCGTCTATGGTAACCCTGCCGGTATGGCTCGCCTGGAAGGCCAGCAAATCACTGGTGGTGTTGCAGCGATCGATGCAACAACCGACATCAAAGACGCCAGCGGTCGCTCGCGCGGCAGTAACAAAGGCGACATGGTCCCGTTCACCGCGGTCCCTTTTGGCTTCTACACCAATAAACTTAACGACCAGTGGGCAATCGGCTTCGGTGTTTACGCACCGTTCGGCCTGAAGACTGACTACGAACGTGGCTTCCAGGGCCGTGCTTTCGGCAGCAAAAGTGAAGTGGCGGTCATTACCTTCCAGCCGACTGTCAGCTACGCCTTCAATGACAAGGTGTCGATCGGTTTTGGTCCAACCATCAACCGTATTTCCGGCACCCTTGAGTCGCAGCCAAACCTGGGCTTGCTGCCGCTTCCTGGGCTGGCAGGCACCGGTGACAGCAAAGTCAAAGTCAAAGGCGACGATACCGCCCTTGGCTTCAACGCCGGTATCCTGGTGCAAGCCACCGACACCACCCGCGTTGGCCTGACTTATCACTCGGAAGTGAAATACAAGCTCGAAGGCCACACCGACGTAACCCCGGGCACTGGCGTTCCAGCTGCCTATCTGGGTGCAGGCCGCTACGATGCATCGCTGAAAGTTGACACCCCTGAATCCTGGGATGCTTCGGTCACTCAAGACCTGAGCGATGCCTGGAAGGTCTACGGCGGTGCAACCTGGACGCGCTGGAGCCGCCTGAAAGACATTACCGTCAACAACGAAGGCGTGACCCGAGCCGGTGGTGCACTCGCACCTCAGATCGTCGGTCAGATCCAAGAGCCGCAAAACTGGCACGACACCTGGGCCTACGCCCTGGGTACCTCGTACCAGATCACCAAACAAGTGGTACTGCGTACCGGTCTGACCTTCGACCAGTCGCCTACCAACAACACTGATCGCTCGCCGCGTATTCCTACCGGTGACCGGACGATCTTCAGTGTCGGCTTGGGCTACGCGGTGATGGATAACATGACCGTCGACCTGGCTTATTCCTACCTCAAGGAAGAGCCGGTCAAGGTGAACAAGCAGAACGCGCTGGGTCAGACCTACGCTTCCAAGTACGAAAACAGCGCCAACGGCTTCGGCCTGGGCGTGACGTACAAGTTCTGA
- the rmuC gene encoding DNA recombination protein RmuC gives MLEERLATAQLAQEGLAAQLDASRDEISDLSQANAAKQADLAAVRREVELLQIDRDNARDAAHAWNLDRSAKETELRRLDALSAALRAELREQQESHQQRLADLQGSRDELRAQFAELAGKIFDEREQRFAETSQERLGQLLDPLKERIQSFEKRVEESYQNEARERFSLAKELERLQQLNLRLSDEATNLTRALKGQKTQGNWGELILERVLEHAGLEKGREYQTQVSLKGPDGERFQPDVLIMLPGDKQVVVDSKVSLTAYQQYVAAEDDVIGQAALKQHVLSLRNHVKGLAGKDYKRLDGLHSLDFVLLFVPIEAAFSAALQAEPNLFQEAFDRHIVIVSPTTLLATLRVIDSLWKQERQSQNAREIAERAGWLYDKFVLFIQDLDEVGNRLQQLDKAYSAARNKLTDGRGNLVSRTEQLRLLGARASKSLPADLLERAMTDADGVAHLPE, from the coding sequence TTGCTTGAAGAGCGCCTGGCCACTGCGCAACTGGCCCAGGAAGGGCTGGCGGCGCAACTCGACGCCAGCCGCGACGAGATCAGTGACCTCAGCCAGGCCAACGCTGCCAAACAAGCTGACCTGGCCGCCGTGCGCCGTGAGGTCGAACTGCTCCAGATCGACCGCGACAACGCTCGCGACGCGGCACACGCCTGGAACCTTGACCGCAGCGCCAAAGAAACCGAGCTGCGTCGGCTCGACGCGTTGTCAGCGGCTTTGCGCGCCGAACTGCGCGAACAGCAGGAAAGCCATCAACAACGCCTTGCCGACCTGCAGGGCTCGCGTGACGAACTGCGCGCGCAGTTCGCCGAGCTCGCCGGGAAGATCTTCGACGAGCGCGAACAGCGTTTTGCCGAAACCAGCCAAGAACGCCTGGGCCAGTTGCTCGATCCGCTCAAGGAGCGAATTCAGTCCTTCGAAAAGCGTGTGGAAGAAAGCTATCAGAATGAGGCGCGTGAACGTTTTTCGCTGGCCAAAGAGCTTGAACGCCTACAGCAACTGAACTTGCGTCTGTCCGACGAAGCCACCAATCTCACCCGCGCCCTCAAGGGCCAGAAAACCCAGGGCAATTGGGGGGAGCTGATCCTTGAGCGGGTGCTGGAACATGCGGGGCTTGAGAAAGGCCGCGAGTATCAGACCCAAGTCAGCCTCAAAGGCCCGGATGGCGAGCGTTTCCAGCCGGACGTGTTGATCATGTTGCCCGGCGACAAGCAGGTGGTGGTCGACTCCAAGGTCAGCCTCACGGCTTATCAGCAGTACGTTGCGGCGGAGGATGATGTGATTGGCCAGGCAGCGCTGAAGCAGCATGTGCTGTCCCTGCGCAATCACGTCAAGGGCTTGGCCGGCAAGGATTACAAGCGCCTGGACGGCCTGCACAGCCTGGATTTCGTTCTCCTGTTCGTACCTATCGAGGCGGCGTTTTCCGCCGCGTTACAGGCTGAGCCGAACCTGTTCCAGGAAGCCTTCGACCGCCATATCGTCATCGTCAGCCCGACCACTTTGCTGGCCACCCTGCGGGTGATCGACAGCCTGTGGAAGCAGGAACGCCAAAGCCAGAACGCCCGGGAAATCGCCGAGCGGGCCGGCTGGCTCTACGACAAGTTCGTGCTGTTTATCCAGGATCTGGACGAGGTAGGCAACCGTCTGCAACAGTTGGATAAAGCCTACAGTGCAGCACGGAACAAGCTGACAGATGGACGCGGAAACCTCGTCAGTCGTACTGAGCAATTAAGGTTGCTTGGCGCGCGCGCCAGTAAAAGCCTGCCGGCTGATTTGCTTGAACGGGCGATGACGGATGCAGACGGTGTGGCGCATCTGCCGGAATAG
- a CDS encoding glutathione peroxidase, which produces MQMRWLAVPILMAIGSVAMAADCPPLLAGELPKLRAKESIDLCQRFAGKPLVIVNTASFCGFAPQFKGLEALYQRYKGQGLEVIGVPSDDFKQEAKTGEETAKVCYVNYGVTFTMTEPQKVKGPDAVHLFKILAQQTSAPKWNFYKYVVDRQGKVIANFSSLTKPDSPDLIKAVEEALASKP; this is translated from the coding sequence ATGCAGATGCGCTGGCTTGCAGTACCCATCTTGATGGCGATTGGCAGTGTTGCCATGGCCGCCGATTGCCCACCGTTGCTGGCGGGCGAGTTGCCCAAGCTGCGGGCCAAGGAATCCATTGATTTGTGCCAGCGCTTCGCCGGCAAGCCCCTGGTGATCGTCAATACCGCCAGCTTCTGTGGGTTCGCGCCACAGTTTAAAGGCCTCGAAGCCTTGTACCAGCGCTATAAGGGCCAAGGGCTGGAAGTGATCGGCGTGCCGTCCGATGATTTCAAACAGGAAGCCAAGACAGGTGAGGAGACCGCCAAGGTCTGTTATGTGAATTACGGCGTGACCTTCACCATGACCGAGCCGCAAAAAGTCAAAGGGCCGGACGCGGTGCACCTGTTCAAGATTCTGGCGCAGCAGACCAGCGCGCCGAAGTGGAACTTCTATAAGTACGTGGTGGATCGCCAGGGCAAGGTGATTGCCAACTTCTCCAGTTTGACCAAACCCGACAGCCCGGATCTGATCAAGGCAGTGGAAGAGGCGTTGGCCTCCAAACCTTGA
- a CDS encoding PAS domain-containing hybrid sensor histidine kinase/response regulator encodes MTLSSGLIAAVALAYMAIMFAIAFYGDRRHAPLPPRVRAWVYSLSLAVYCTSWTFFGAVGQAAEQLWAFLPIYLGPVLLLVLAPWVLQKMILISKQENITSIADFIAARYGKSQSLAVVVALICLVGVLPYIALQLKGIVLGVNLLIGSGPDTTGTRAQDTALIVSLVLALFTIVFGTRNLDATEHHRGMVLAIAFESLVKLFAFLAVGAFVTYGLYDGFGDLFSQAMLEPRLEEYWKETINWPSMVVQTGVAMMAIICLPRQFHVTVVENIDPQDLRLAKWVFPAYLILAALFVIPIALGGKMLLPGSVLPDSYVISLPMAQAHPALAVLAFIGGASAATGMVIVASIALSTMVSNDMLLPWLLRRSSAERPFEVFRHWMLSVRRVSIVIILLLAYVSYRLLGSTASLATIGQIAFAAVTQLAPAMLGALYWKQANRRGVFAGLAAGTFLWFYTLVLPVTAKSLGWSFSLFPGLTWMHSHPFGLSVNSLTLGTVFSLAGNFTLFVWVSMLSRTRVSEHWQAGRFIGQEISQRASARSMLSVQISDLLSLAARFVGEERAQQSFIRFAYRQGKGFNPNQNADNDWIAHTERLLAGVLGASSTRAVVKAAIEGREMQLEDVVRIADEASEVLQFNRALLQGAIENITQGISVVDQSLKLVAWNRRYLELFNYPEGLISVGRPIADIIRYNAERGLCGPGEAEVHVARRLHWMRQGRAHTSERLFPNGRVIELIGNPMPGGGFVMSFTDITAFREAEQALTEANEGLEQRVTERTHELSQLNVALTDAKGVAESASQSKTRFLAAVSHDLMQPLNAARLFSAALSHQNDGLSREARQLVQHLDSSLRSAEDLISDLLDISRLENGKINPQRQPFVLNELFDTLGAEFKALAHEQGLRFRLRGSRLRVDSDIKLLRRILQNFLTNAFRYADGPVLLGVRRRKGELCLEVWDRGPGIPLDKQTVIFEEFKRLDSHQTRAEKGLGLGLAIADGLCRVLEHKLSVRSWPGKGSVFSVSVPLARNQASPQVKTAQDSGLPLSGAQVLCVDNEESILIGMRSLLTRWGCEVWTATDQAQCAALLAEGIRPQLALVDYHLDHGETGTELMGWLRAQLAEPIPGVVISADGRPEMVAEVHAAGLDYLAKPVKPAALRALLSRHLPL; translated from the coding sequence ATGACGCTGTCCAGCGGGCTGATCGCCGCCGTTGCCTTGGCCTATATGGCCATTATGTTTGCCATCGCCTTCTACGGTGACCGCCGCCACGCGCCGCTGCCACCACGGGTGCGCGCCTGGGTGTACAGCCTTTCTCTGGCCGTCTACTGCACCAGTTGGACCTTCTTCGGCGCTGTAGGCCAGGCCGCCGAACAACTGTGGGCATTTTTACCGATCTACTTGGGACCGGTCCTGCTGCTGGTGCTGGCACCGTGGGTGCTGCAGAAGATGATTCTGATCAGCAAGCAGGAAAACATCACCTCCATTGCTGACTTTATCGCCGCGCGCTACGGCAAGTCCCAGTCCCTGGCGGTGGTGGTGGCGCTGATCTGCCTGGTTGGCGTACTGCCCTACATCGCCCTGCAACTCAAAGGCATCGTGCTCGGCGTGAACCTGTTGATCGGTTCCGGCCCCGACACCACCGGCACCCGCGCTCAAGACACCGCGCTGATTGTGTCGCTGGTTCTGGCGCTGTTCACCATCGTGTTCGGTACCCGCAACCTCGATGCGACCGAACACCACCGAGGCATGGTGCTGGCGATTGCGTTTGAATCCCTGGTCAAACTGTTCGCCTTTCTCGCCGTCGGCGCGTTTGTGACCTACGGCCTGTACGACGGTTTCGGCGACCTGTTCAGCCAGGCGATGCTCGAACCACGCCTGGAGGAATACTGGAAAGAAACCATCAACTGGCCGTCGATGGTGGTGCAAACCGGTGTGGCGATGATGGCAATCATCTGCCTGCCCCGGCAGTTTCACGTCACCGTGGTGGAGAACATCGACCCGCAGGATTTGCGCCTCGCCAAGTGGGTGTTCCCGGCGTACTTGATCCTCGCCGCGCTGTTCGTCATTCCCATCGCACTCGGCGGCAAAATGCTATTGCCTGGCTCGGTATTACCGGACTCCTACGTCATCAGCCTGCCCATGGCACAGGCGCATCCAGCCCTCGCTGTGCTGGCATTTATCGGCGGCGCATCGGCGGCTACCGGCATGGTGATTGTCGCGAGTATTGCGCTGTCGACCATGGTTTCCAACGACATGTTGCTGCCCTGGCTGCTGCGGCGCTCCAGCGCTGAGCGGCCGTTTGAAGTGTTTCGCCATTGGATGCTGTCGGTACGCCGGGTCAGCATTGTGATCATCCTGTTGCTGGCCTACGTGAGCTATCGCCTGCTTGGCTCCACCGCGAGCCTGGCGACCATCGGCCAGATCGCTTTCGCCGCCGTGACCCAACTGGCCCCGGCGATGCTCGGCGCGCTTTACTGGAAGCAGGCCAACCGGCGTGGCGTGTTTGCCGGATTGGCGGCCGGCACCTTTTTGTGGTTCTACACATTGGTCCTGCCGGTGACGGCGAAAAGTCTCGGCTGGTCGTTCAGCCTTTTCCCCGGGCTGACGTGGATGCATTCGCACCCATTTGGTTTATCCGTTAACTCGCTCACGCTGGGCACCGTGTTTTCCCTGGCGGGTAACTTCACGTTGTTTGTCTGGGTCTCGATGCTGTCGCGCACACGCGTTTCCGAGCATTGGCAGGCCGGGCGTTTTATCGGCCAGGAAATCAGCCAGCGCGCCAGTGCTCGCTCGATGTTGTCAGTGCAAATCAGCGACTTACTCAGCCTCGCCGCACGCTTTGTCGGTGAAGAACGCGCCCAGCAGAGTTTTATCCGCTTTGCCTATCGCCAAGGCAAAGGGTTCAACCCCAACCAGAATGCCGATAACGATTGGATCGCCCACACCGAACGGCTCTTGGCCGGTGTGCTCGGTGCATCGTCGACACGCGCTGTAGTAAAAGCCGCGATTGAAGGGCGGGAAATGCAGCTGGAGGACGTCGTACGGATCGCCGACGAAGCCTCCGAGGTGCTGCAGTTCAACCGTGCGCTGCTACAGGGCGCCATCGAAAACATCACCCAAGGCATCAGCGTGGTCGACCAGTCACTCAAGCTGGTGGCCTGGAACCGGCGCTACCTGGAGCTGTTCAACTACCCGGAAGGTTTGATCAGTGTCGGGCGACCAATTGCCGACATCATTCGCTACAACGCCGAACGCGGCCTGTGCGGGCCGGGCGAAGCCGAAGTGCACGTAGCCCGACGCCTGCACTGGATGCGCCAGGGTCGCGCCCACACGTCCGAGCGCTTGTTCCCGAATGGGCGCGTGATTGAGCTGATCGGCAACCCGATGCCCGGCGGCGGGTTTGTCATGAGCTTCACGGACATCACCGCATTCCGGGAAGCCGAGCAGGCACTGACCGAGGCCAACGAGGGCCTTGAACAACGGGTGACCGAGCGCACCCATGAACTGTCTCAACTGAATGTGGCGCTCACCGACGCCAAAGGCGTGGCCGAATCCGCCAGCCAGTCGAAGACGCGCTTTCTGGCAGCGGTGAGCCATGACCTCATGCAACCGCTGAACGCCGCACGGCTGTTCTCCGCCGCCCTCTCCCACCAGAACGACGGTTTGTCCAGGGAGGCGCGGCAGTTGGTGCAGCACCTGGACAGCTCGCTGCGCTCCGCCGAAGACTTGATCAGCGACCTGCTGGATATCTCGCGCCTGGAAAACGGCAAGATCAACCCGCAGCGACAGCCTTTTGTACTCAATGAACTGTTCGACACCCTGGGCGCGGAATTCAAGGCGCTGGCCCACGAGCAAGGCCTGCGTTTTCGCCTGCGCGGCAGTCGTCTGCGGGTGGACAGCGACATCAAATTACTGCGCAGGATCTTGCAGAATTTTCTGACCAATGCATTCCGCTATGCCGACGGCCCAGTGCTACTTGGAGTCCGCCGGCGCAAGGGCGAACTGTGCCTGGAGGTCTGGGACCGTGGCCCTGGCATTCCGCTGGATAAACAGACGGTCATCTTCGAAGAATTCAAGCGCTTGGACAGCCACCAGACACGCGCGGAAAAAGGTCTGGGCCTGGGCCTGGCGATCGCAGACGGCCTGTGCCGTGTTCTGGAACATAAACTGAGCGTGCGCTCGTGGCCGGGCAAAGGCAGCGTGTTCAGCGTGAGCGTGCCACTGGCGCGCAACCAGGCCAGCCCGCAGGTCAAGACCGCGCAGGACAGTGGGTTGCCACTCAGCGGTGCGCAGGTGCTGTGCGTGGATAATGAAGAGAGCATTCTGATTGGCATGCGCAGCCTGCTGACGCGCTGGGGTTGCGAAGTGTGGACCGCCACCGACCAGGCGCAGTGTGCGGCGCTGCTGGCCGAAGGCATACGCCCACAACTGGCGCTGGTGGATTACCACCTGGACCACGGCGAGACCGGCACCGAGCTGATGGGTTGGCTGCGGGCGCAATTGGCGGAGCCGATTCCCGGGGTGGTGATCAGCGCGGACGGACGGCCGGAGATGGTGGCCGAGGTGCATGCGGCGGGTTTGGATTACCTGGCCAAGCCGGTGAAGCCTGCGGCGTTGCGTGCGCTGTTGAGTCGGCACCTACCTCTGTAG